The Arachis ipaensis cultivar K30076 chromosome B07, Araip1.1, whole genome shotgun sequence genomic interval NNNNNNNNNNNNNNNNNNNNNNNNNNNNNNNNNNNNNNNNNNNNNNNNNNNNNNNNNNNNNNNNNNNNNNNNNNNNNNNNNNNNNNNNNNNNNNNNNNNNNNNNNNNNNNNNNNNNNNNNNNNNNNNNNNNNNNNNNNNNNNNNNNNNNNNNNNNNNNNNNNNNNNNNNNNNNNNNNNNNNNNNNNNNNNNNNNNNNNNNNNNNNNNNNNNNNNNNNNNNNNNNNNNNNNNNNNNNNNNNNNNNNNNNNNNNNNNNNNNNNNNNNNNNNNNNNNNNNNNNNNNNNNNNNNNNNNNNNNNNNNNNNNNNNNNNNNNNNNNNNNNNNNNNNNNNNNNNNNNNNNNNNNNNNNNNNNNNNNNNNNNNNNNNNNNNNNNNNNNNNNNNNNNNNNNNNNNNNNNNNNNNNNNNNNNNNNNNNNNNNNNNNNNNNNNNNNNNNNNNNNNNNNNNNNNNNNNNNNNNNNNNNNNNNNNNNNNNNNNNNNNNNNNNNNNNNNNNNNNNNNNNNNNNNNNNNNNNNNNNNNNNNNNNNNNNNNNNNNNNNNNNNNNNNNNNNNNNNNNNNNNNNNNNNNNNNNNNNNNNNNNNNNNNNNNNNNNNNNNNNNNNNNNNNNNNNNNNNNNNNNNNNNNNNNNNNNNNNNNNNNNNNNNNNNNNNNNNNNNNNNNNNNNNNNNNNNNNNNNNNNNNNNNNNNNNNNNNNNNNNNNNNNNNNNNNNNNNNNNNNNNNNNNNNNNNNNNNNNNNNNNNNNNNNNNNNNNNNNNNNNNNNNNNNNNNNNNNNNNNNNNNNNNNNNNNNNNNNNNNNNNNNNNNNNNNNNNNNNNNNNNNNNNNNNNNNNNNNNNNNNNNNNNNNNNNNNNNNNNNNNNNNNNNNNNNNNNNNNNNNNNNNNNNNNNNNNNNNNNNNNNNNNNNNNNNNNNNNNNNNNNNNNNNNNNNNNNNNNNNNNNNNNNNNNNNNNNNNNNNNNNNNNNNNNNNNNNNNNNNNNNNNNNNNNNNNNNNNNNNNNNNNNNNNNNNNNNNNNNNNNNNNNNNNNNNNNNNNNNNNNNNNNNNNNNNNNNNNNNNNNNNNNNNNNNNNNNNNNNNNNNNNNNNNNNNNNNNNNNNNNNNNNNNNNNNNNNNNNNNNNNNNNNNNNNNNNNNNNNNNNNNNNNNNNNNNNNNNNNNNNNNNNNNNNNNNNNNNNNNNNNNNNNNNNNNNNNNNNNNNNNNNNNNNNNNNNNNNNNNNNNNNNNNNNNNNNNNNNNNNNNNNNNNNNNNNNNNNNNNNNNNNNNNNNNNNNNNNNNNNNNNNNNNNNNNNNNNNNNNNNNNNNNNNNNNNNNNNNNNNNNNNNNNNNNNNNNNNNNNNNNNNNNNNNNNNNNNNNNNNNNNNNNNNNNNNNNNNNNNNNNNNNNNNNNNNNNNNNNNNNNNNNNNNNNNNNNNNNNNNNNNNNNNNNNNNNNNNNNNNNNNNNNNNNNNNNNNNNNNNNNNNNNNNNNNNNNNNNNNNNNNNNNNNNNNNNNNNNNNNNNNNNNNNNNNNNNNNNNNNNNNNNNNNNNNNNNNNNNNNNNNNNNNNNNNNNNNNNNNNNNNNNNNNNNNNNNNNNNNNNNNNNNNNNNNNNNNNNNNNNNNNNNNNNNNNNNNNNNNNNNNNNNNNNNNNNNNNNNNNNNNNNNNNNNNNNNNNNNNNNNNNNNNNNNNNNNNNNNNNNNNNNNNNNNNNNNNNNNNNNNNNNNNNNNNNNNNNNNNNNNNNNNNNNNNNNNNNNNNNNNNNNNNNNNNNNNNNNNNNNNNNNNNNNNNNNNNNNNNNNNNNNNNNNNNNNNNNNNNNNNNNNNNNNNNNNNNNNNNNNNNNNNNNNNNNNNNNNNNNNNNNNNNNATACAAAactatattataaaattactCGAAAAGCAGCAGTTAACAGTAATAGTATATGACTCAAACCTTGACAAATGTTGGTGTCTGGTTTTGGGGGTCAACTTGTCCCGCACTTTGCATTAACTCGGATGAATCTTGCATGCAACCATATAGAGGGCCCTGGAATCCAGAATCCCCTAACGGCATTGTTGAAGCATCGGTATCAGCAGATGAAGTTGTGTAATGGGGAACAGTGGTGGGGAGTAGAAGACCAGATGAATCGATATTGACTCCAAAGAGAGTCGGGTTCTGAGCATCTGAATTACGATGTGGTGATGCCACTGCAATATCTTTTCCAGAATATTGCACGTGTGACATTGAGTTGCTGAAAGCATTGACCTGAAGAGGTGTATACTTTGGGGGCCATGATTGTTGGGGCAACTGTTCGGTTGGTATAGACTGACCACCTCTAGATAGATTCAAGAGATTGCTGCTCCCTTCAGGGCAAAGTGAACCAAGCATGTTCTGTCCTGGCGAACCTGATCCTTCAAACTTCATGCTGCCATCTACAAACTCAGGTTTCGAGTACGATGGTGAAGGCAAGCTAGAGTGTTGCCTTTGGTGGAGCTGGTCACCTTGAACTAAAAGTGCATCCTGATAAGTGTGCTGCTGATGCTGATGCTGCTGCTGCGCATGGTCTTCTCGGTTGTTCGATTTCTGAAAGAGCTGCTGAGACAAGTTCTCTGTCAATACCGGGGCTTGTTGCTGCAAGATATTAGAAGTCACTGATTGCTGAATTGTTTGCTGCTGCTGAAGCTGGATAGGAGTGTTGACATTTCCTGGTTGCTGGAGATAATTGAAAGGCTGTTGGAAATTCATCATTTGTTGCCTCAAGAGTTCTCCACTCCCCATGTTTTGCAAACCAGCTGCCAACATTGCTTGGTATTGCTGATTGTGATCATTTCCAAGCAAAGCCGGATCAAGCCTCTGCTGCATCCATGGCAGCATGCCGACAGTTTGAAAATTGAGGGAATTCAGACCTTGGTCGCCAGCTCCACCTCTCAGCCACATTAGCCCATTAGTTGCATCATCTCTGCCATCTGTAACacgatattttattaaaaaagagaCATATAAGTGTACTTAACCAACCACATCCACTTCTTATATTGGCATGGTTGGAGACTCTAGGGCAATTAAGTAAATATGAACAAAGAGTTCCCCTTCTGCATGAAGAATATCGAAAATCTAATTGGCCTAATTTGAGTTACATCTAAATCATTTGACGGCACATAATGGAGTTTTCAACATTCAATTTTAACTATTTTCATTAGAAGATACATTGACAAGGGAAAAAAAATTGTGGGGCTGCGAAGGATCgggaaaatttttgttttaggaAACAAGGAAAAAGGGAATAtgtaactataaaaaaaaaacattgcaAAATCTTATCAAATTGTCTTTTCTCTCTAATATGAAACAATATCTGTTCTTTAATCCATGGCATTAATGTCACATTATACAATGTACATCATAATTAGGTGGAAGACGCTTTTAAAAAACTAAGTACTGAAATAAAACTAGTACCAAGAAAAGATGAGGTGCCGGGATGCCATGGACGTTTCAATCTGAGTGGGAATAGTGATGGATACATTGGGAATGTTGTTAAAGGCTCAATTTCCCATAATGATACTCGTGGCTGCCTATCTCCTGCTGTGGATTCATCCCAACCAACCTACAAAGGTAAAGAACAAAGAAAAACTTACTCATGAAGTTGCTAGCTTAGGAGATTTAAACATCAGATGAAGTGAAGGAAACTTTTTAAGACATGGAACACATATTTGAAGCTTTGTGCCAATTGAATCCTGTCCTTATCTTTCCTGACTGAGATATTTAACCTTGTATTTAGTTAAACATGTTCTTAATAATAACAAATGGCTGCAAAAGAAGAAAGCTGCAGTACCATAACCAGATATAACATCTGCACCTTTACAATTCTTTTAAGTTATATTTGCAAAATGGCATTAACTTCGATTCAATAACAGAATACATTGCATGAAATGCTGCCTAGTTTTATGCATTAGATTGTGGTCTTATATACCTTTACAGATCGCCAATGAGAATTTGGCCATCGAACTGGATCCAAGTCACTTATTCCAGTTATTGTACCCATGTACCTGCAAAAAAAAAATGTGACTACAGCCTAAGTAAAAGCAAAATAGAATGGTGCCACACTGCAAAAGTGAATTCTACCACCTTTTGGTGAAATCACCAAATTTTACTTTGTTTGTCTGTTACCATGATGAAAATATCTATAAGCATATTCATGCGTAGTACCAAACTAACAGAGCATAGCATTCAGTTTAAGTTACTCCTTCTGTATCATACATTCAACTATATCTGTCCTagcaaaagaataaaataaaataaatatatttgatTGTTGTAAGTACCTCCGGACACTTGATTCTTCAGTCTCGAAAAGCATCCTGAAACGCATACCAACAGAAACACGGGTATGGTATACAGCTTTGATATACTTTGAAAGTGGTATGACAAACTCGGATGGACTAGCCCTGCGCATGATAAAACTGTCAAAATAAGCATTGTAATTTCTAATAGGATGGTTCAGAAGATGAAACGTATACTAAATTCACAACCTTGGATTATAGAACACTGTGAAACAACTATTAGTTGCTGCAGCATGGGCAGCAGCTGCCAGAAGGCCAATATGCATACTGTCACTGGATAGAACTGACGAAGGCATTACAGTTTGTGGTCTATTGGCACGACGTATTCCCAAAAGAAGCTGATTCTTTTCGTTCCTAAAAATGAAAATGCAGAGAGattagagaaaaacaataaacaaACTCTCTGTAGCATCCAAGGGAAAATTATGTTGCCAAAAAGGTAAAAGGGAACACCATATGAAAAGCACAGAATCTCCTGCCACAAGTCTTTTGGCACTAACAAATACACTCCAGCCAGTAGTAAGAAGGTGCCTCTTTGGCTGCCCTGAAATGATATGCAAGCAACAGACACATCACCTTAATTGTTTTACTAATTTATGTAGTCACTACAAGCCTGCTTGCTTAAACAATAAATCAAGTACTATCAAATATCAAAAGAGGATTGGTAGAAAGAAATTTCTGTTACAAGGTACAAAACAAATGTATACTTCAATGGCAGAGACCCAGCATAGACTGGAGACCAAATATTTGGAACAACCTTTTCAGAAGCCAACGTTCTTAGTTAAAAGGTACTTTAGCTGGCTGCCATGTTTACTAAAGGTCCGATTTTAATGGGGTAAAAGAATGTGTATGAAATTGAGGGAATATACAGATGTCCCAGCAATGCAGCATATTTGGATGTATTTATCAAAGTAAATAGTTGGTTTTGCTACATTATTTTATTGTAAATAAATCCCTTTGGTCCCACACTAAGATAATGTAGCAATGTCCGGTTCGAAGAGAAGGGGAAAACCAAAATCATTACATTGCTAAGCTCTATCCATACACAGCCTTTTACACTCCAGAAAACATCATAACAATTTGGACTTAATCCCCTTGTGTACAAGGGAAGATCAACTTTCTTAATAGTACAATACTACAATTTGATTTCCTATTGGATGACAATCAGTAGGAGACTGTAATTTCTTACCGTAGTGTTAAAATCTCGGAAATATACATTTCAGCTTGGGTCACAGATCACTTAAATTAGATATTATTTATGTTCTTCACAGGATGTGTTCAGCATTCTAGAGAAACCTAATTGATTCACCACATCATTTGCACATAATAGATCTATATTTGATAAAACAGGGATAGTCACTATTAACTTGTTTTAGTAATCTAAACTCACAAGAGTTTTAAGAGTTACATGAGAGTTTAACAACCAAGATTCTAAGATCAACTGATGTGCTAATTGATAAGTTTGAAGCTTATGCATTTTCCATACACAACCACAAAATTCATGATCATAAGCAATATATATCTTAAATCATTTAAGATATACCATAGCTAGTGACATTAACGTGCTTAGTTGCATCAAGATTCTAGCTCCCCTACTCTAAAATTGAAATTTCTAATGTGTATTCTGGGGTAATCAATGCAACTATACACCCAAGTCAGTACAGCATAAATTTCATACATGCTAAAAAAGCATGTATTGGTTTGCCAGCATGTCTTTTGGGGAGCAAACAGGCCCTATCCTATATAAGattaaagaaatttttttattttattttaagaaaggcAAGACATTAAAGCAAATCATGTAACTATCACTTAATAGGAAACATGTGAATCAGGATGACAAACTAGCACACAAGAAGATTCAGATAACCTTGAAAACCTCCTATCTATGCTTTCAGCAGATATTTCAATTttttaagggtaaagtatactttttatcTCTAATGTTTGTGATTTtcttcaaaaatacccctaacgGTTAATTTCATAcaattttgtccctaacgtttttaCTTTGTTGAATTTTATCCCTAAGGTTTTCGATTTGTGTCAAAGCTATCCCTAGATGTTTTCAATTTTGTTCCTGACATTTTTGATGGAGTTAATGTTCAGGggtaattttgacacaaattgAAAACATTAGAGACAAAATTGAATGAAACTAAACGTTATggatattttttaagaaaagcacaaacgttagggacaaaaaacaTACTTTACCTATTTTTTAATCATGCTACTATGCTAGCTTTATTGTTATACAGAAACAGGGAAAATCCACAAATGAAAATGGTAGAAGTATAAAATAGCAAGCCATTGCAGTCAAAGGAACAAGAACTACTGCTATGATCCTCTTCGACATAAAGAAATTCATGtgataaaataacaaaataacacAGACTCTTACCTCTAAAAATATGACGAAATTTCCACTCAACATCATGGAGATCCCTAGCAATTAATTCTTGAGCAGGCGGTTGCTGTGAGAAATCCTGTACAATCCAAACAGAAGAGAAATGCATCTATATTCTACCAGAGTAAAACACAAAGGAAATACAATGGATACTACCAGCGGAGGGAAAACTTTCTCAGCTGCACGACGAGGAACGGAAAACCCTCCATGTGTGCTGGTGTCACTAGCCGTTAAGGTCTTGCAAAAATAATTCGAGGGCTGCTTACTTGGAACTCCCAATTCCATGGGAAGAAAGGTATCCTTCTGCTCTTGCTACAAGCAATGTATAACCAAAAGCAAAAACTTCAACTCTAGAGATATAAAACAGCCTATTACAAACAAAACAAGTTGTCAAAGACGGAAAAAATACCGGAGTCAACGGCTGCAGTGTCATTTGGGCATAAACTTCATCTGTTTCAACATCTGCCTGGAAAATTAATGCATACCCTAGTTGACTGAGTTTACTCTAATGAGGCAAAGGCAACTCAACTATCATTACTAAAGATATAATACCGACATGCATCGTAACATTGTGAAGTTGGCAAATCAATTGGGGCGGCAAGCTCGGGTAATTTGGTATGTGGCCATCAACTTCTCGGTTAGTTGTGGCAGCAACCTAGAATCATTGTTCAGATACATGTTCAGTTCAATGTTGATTCATATGCATAATCAACCACAACAAAGTTAATGTACCTTCCGAAGAAGGAAAAATGCACGATACCGAAACAATCAATGAAGTATAAAGCACCTGCTCACTATGACCCTGAGGGAAGTAAACCACACGAGTCCCTGCAGTTGGTAGGGACACCAATGGACCCGCACATGCATGCCATAGCTCAGAATTCAAGCATTTCTTCTCCCCTCCTATCAATCAAGttataaccaaaaaaaaaaaagaaagagaaaaagggaaacaCTCACAGTGGCATTGAAACAAACACAAAAGGGGCATTGAAAGAGACTCATAATATTTGGAtgctaaaatttcaattttttttttcactatgcaaaagagagagagaaagagaaatgcAATGAATAGATACCTTCATGTTGTCCCTGCTGAGGCAACCCTGATGTTGAAAGCTTCATATCAAGCTTTACCCTTTTCCCTCCTTTTGAAGACAAAGTGTTCAGCAATCACATAAACACACATGGAACCCTAACTCATTTCCACCATCACCACCCTCAAATTCTCGCAAACCCTTTACATTCCTCCCACTTGCCAATGCACCCCATCCCCACAAAAAACACACATCACTCAGCAATGGGATCCATAAAACACAACACCATCACCAATTCACCATAGTACTTATATAACTAAAAAAAGGAAGCTAGAACCAACAACTACCTAGAAGAGAATCAATTCAACCCTTCCCTGCAAAAGGGGGCTATTATATTAGTCTTTGCAACAAAACATTTCAATCAAACAAAGGCATGGAACATGATGACCTATGAGCTGAACACAATTGAGAATTAACCAAGCTGCACCACCACCAACTGCATCAAAAAGGTTGGTAACATGTTGTTCAAGATCTCCATGAAAGGAACAGAAATAGTAAAAGaacaaaaaaagcaaaaaaaa includes:
- the LOC107608941 gene encoding auxin response factor 8 (The sequence of the model RefSeq protein was modified relative to this genomic sequence to represent the inferred CDS: added 68 bases not found in genome assembly), with protein sequence MKLSTSGLPQQGQHEGGEKKCLNSELWHACAGPLVSLPTAGTRVVYFPQGHSEQVAATTNREVDGHIPNYPSLPPQLICQLHNVTMHADVETDEVYAQMTLQPLTPQEQKDTFLPMELGVPSKQPSNYFCKTLTASDTSTHGGFSVPRRAAEKVFPPLDFSQQPPAQELIARDLHDVEWKFRHIFRGQPKRHLLTTGWSVFVSAKRLVAGDSVLFIWNEKNQLLLGIRRANRPQTVMPSSVLSSDSMHIGLLAAAAHAAATNSCFTVFYNPRASPSEFVIPLSKYIKAVYHTRVSVGMRFRMLFETEESSVRRYMGTITGISDLDPVRWPNSHWRSVKVGWDESTAGDRQPRVSLWEIEPLTTFPMYPSLFPLRLKRPWHPGTSSFLDGRDDATNGLMWLRGGAGDQGLNSLNFQTVGMLPWMQQRLDPALLGNDHNQQYQAMLAAGLQNMGSGELLRQQMMNFQQPFNYLQQPGNVNTPIQLQQQQTIQQSVTSNILQQQAPVLTENLSQQLFQKSNNREDHAQQQHQHQQHTYQDALLVQGDQLHQRQHSSLPSPSYSKPEFVDGSMKFEGSGSPGQNMLGSLCPEGSSNLLNLSRGGQSIPTEQLPQQSWPPKYTPLQVNAFSNSMSHVQYSGKDIAVASPHRNSDAQNPTLFGVNIDSSGLLLPTTVPHYTTSSADTDASTMPLGDSGFQGPLYGCMQDSSELMQSAGQVDPQNQTPTFVKVYKSGSVGRSLDISRFSSYHELREELAQMFGIEGKLEDPLRSGWQLVFVDRENDILLLGDDPWESFVNNVWYIKILSPEDIQKMGEQAVESRDGVPGLPSIGEY